A region of the Brienomyrus brachyistius isolate T26 chromosome 10, BBRACH_0.4, whole genome shotgun sequence genome:
CAGGATTTCGCAATAGGTTAAAGTACAAgttacttattgcaaaggttatAAAGTGGATTATTATTGATTTCTGAGTAAATATAATGATTTGTCTTTCCTTTATTTTAAAGAAGTGTTTCATGGCACAAAACTATTGCAGATGTTTTCACTATTTTCTATTTTGTGTCAGGGTAAGGCTCACCCCTTCCGCGGTCCCTTCCCACCGGCGTGGAACCTCCTGGTGTACCTGGATTATAACAACCTTTGGAGAACCCTGGACTCCCTGGGAAGACAGGTGCTGCCGATTACCAGAGAGCACgcgaataaaataaataaataaataaataaataaataaaatttgcaAACAAATTACAACTTCATGCACTGATCATTTTACTGAAATATATGATCACGGTTAAATGCATCGCCCCTCAACAATGTAATGTGTTTATGGGCCGAATATGTTGCCTGACTGCCTTTATAAATCAAATCTGGATGCTGCTGTTATTAAAGCAATAAAACATAGTTTACTACGTCCAATTTTAATGATAATAGCTTCACATCAGGAAAATAAAATAGATAAATGCTGGTGACTGATGCTGATGACTGTGGAGTCATTACCCAGAATTCCTCtcgtcccagatccctgccgaAGCCCCGTGGACCTGCTCTCATGCAGAGGAATGGGACAATATGACGATGAGGGAGCTGATTGACAAAATCTGCTGGACGAGGTCAGAGGCTGATCTTTCTTTGGCGTCTCACTGACTAGTTAAAAGGCAAAATTTTATTACTTTAAAGTTAAGCCAAATTCCTCGTCATGATATATGGCctattcacgcacacatgcacaccgcaaccctgaataggacaaacagttacagaaaatggatggattgatttcaGTCAGTTTATCTCAATATACCATATGCACAAATGTGTAGTCAGAGGTTAATCGAGATGAGCCAGTGTTAATTGGGTTGCTCTAGGTGGGATAATCCAAGAGAGACTTGTGTTTATCCATTACAGGACAGCAAAGGATTTTGCCAGGCTTTTTGTGAACGTAAATGTGACATCTGAGCCTCATGAGGTTTCGGTGCTCTGGTTCCTGTGGTACGTCAAGCAGTGTGGAGGAACAAGAAGAATCTTCTCCACGTCGAATGGAGGACAGGTGAAGCATGAGGCTTACATGGCAGAAatacccccccttcccccaaaaAAGTTTGAAAATATAATACTGTGCAtttttaggcagtcaaagaaaatgatggttaaatgatcttcatgttaatgtaaaactatgattatatgtctgtcaaagtgtgtcagcttagacatttcaaaacctctcctacaGTCGCCCCAGTATTTACAGTGGCCATCCAATTCAACcatgtaatttttattttccaACTAGCACACCTCATGTAGCTAATCAGTACctttttaaaaactgatttAATTTATTAAGTGAGCTTGTGGtgaaattttataaatatatggaatgactgaggtgcccctgaggaggggTCTGGAAAGCGGTGTCCAAACAGCTAGATATCAGTAGCTTTTTGGAGAAtttaagaaattcttgttagtttttattgttgtacttttaattacatatgttttaatgataaattgtggggggggggggggttttgagcaaatatacacttactggTAAGAGAAATACTGTAGCTTTAAATATATTCTATGCCGTAacattttgcacagtactgtatcagCTTCTTTTCAGTGTTTGGTTTTATAATTGAAGGAGAGGAAATTCGTGGGTGGGTCTGGACAAATCAGCGAGAGAATAGCAGAGCAGCTGAGGGGAAGCGTCATGCTGAACCAGCCTGTCGTCAGAGTTTCTCAGAATGCCGAGGGCGTTTCCGTGGAAACGTTAACTGGAGACAAATACAAGGTGTGCTCACATTCACTTTACTGTTAACAGaatattatattacatttaatAATCCTCTTTTAGGAGGTACTCTTGAATGCAGAAGGACCTCGTCAGTTTTATGTtgttgtatttgtgtttgtatATGAAAGATGAATATTTGTATGCAACAAAgagtgacagaattaagcagattACATCTCGGAATACAGCAGCATGTGACAAGCTTTTCTGAGGCTTTGTGCAGAACTGAACTATAGACTGGCATTTTTAAttcagttgtttttttccagGGGGGGTACATTATCAGTGCTATCCCACCGGGACTGACCATGAATATCCACTATGAGCCTGGACTACCACCTATCAGGAATCAGCTGATCCAGAGGGTTCCCATGGGCTCCATAATCAAGTGCATGATGTACTACAAAAGGCCATTTTGGAAGGAGAAGGGTAAGAAGGAAGTTGTCTGTATGGTGGCCCTGAAGGGCCAAACATGATTGATtaacaaaatgcaaaaaaaaaaaaaacactcagagGCTCTAGTGTTGATAGACCTAAACCAAAACCATTTGATTTCAACAATCAGGTGAGGCTGAATGACAGAAGACAGGACTAAGCATCAAGGAATTTCTGGACTGGAGGGTGGAACGGGAGTCAATTAACCTCTCAGTTTGACATTTAGTAGGATGGTGAAGTGTGATCCACAGCAGTGGTACCATGGTGATCAAGTCAGAGTGAAGGTCAGAGTGCATGCAAAAGAATATTGAGATAAATTTGAATCAAACACAGACAAATAATCAGGGTTTAAAAAAGTCTCTGGAAAGTCTGACTTCCACTCCACAAAGGAAATAGCTTCCCTCTGTCTCTTATAATTCCATGGCACAAGAATGGCGTCACCCTGGACTGATGTCAGTCCATAACAGGGCACACATTCATATATGCAGTTACAAataatgggcaatttagtggcAGCAAGCTGCGCAGTGGGAGTGAAATAACAGAGTAAACAGAGTCAAGCTATTTGCAATGCATAGGACAGAATTCAAACCACAATATAGTAATAACTCCCACAAACCCACAAAACCACTGTACCACATATAAAAGACACATGGGTGAAAATACTAAATAAGTTATTGTTTATTTACAATATTTTGTATATCTGGCATGAATATCTTGGATTTGTTATATCTAACCAGTCTTCACTGGTTACTGAAAGCTGATGAAAGTGCATTACAGTTTTTCAAAACTTCCTAAAATGCAGTATATATTATACTGTATTGTATTATGGTGTTATTGTACAAGCAACAATACAATTAAATTACAATTAAATACAATGATCACAAGACTGAATAGACTGCAAAGAagcttaaaatgtaaatatttagaGATTCAAATAGCTTTTTTGTGTTTCTTGCTCAAAAGCTTTCAGGCAGAACTACAACAATTATTGTTATTCAATAAATCCAGTTTGGAGAATTTAAATGTCATCACAGACCACTGCATGTGAGATTTTTTCCAGATGGAATCAAAAACAGAAAACCAAGTCAAAAATAAGGGAAAACTGTGATTCATTCCCTTGAAAGACAGACAGCTGAACATGACTCAAGGAAATGTTATGCAATTGAATGTATAAGTGAGTTGCAAGAGTACTCTAGTTGATGAAGATTGGGTTGCAAAAATGCTGTCTTGAGGTTTGTTTGCTGAAGGCATGGCGGCTTGCTTTTTACAGAGCACAACGAAATTTAAACGATGGTCTTGTAGTTATACGGGAAACATCGAGACCAGGCGTAGTTAGTTATCCCAAAGGCCTCTACACTCAAAGATCAGTAAAAGATAAGTAAAATGTGCTACTTTTGTTTTCTACAGGCTACTGTGGAACAATGATGATTGAAGATGAAGACTCCCCTATATCAATGACCCTAGATGACACCAAGCCAGACGGCTCATGTCCTTGCATAATGGGGTGATTATTTCTATTCCCCTTTTTGGACAGTCCTTATGTTGCTTCTTCTCATGCAATAAACACAGCgtgcacatacagtatatacaccAGAGCCAAAACATAATGACCACCAACAGATGATGCAAATAATGCTCATTATCTCAGAACAACAGCACTAAATGAGATCTAGGATGTATTAAATGACAAACAAACAGCCGGTTGTCATAGGTGACAAGCTGGATGCTGGGGAAATTAGatgatctgagtgactttgacgAGGGACAAATCGCTATGACCAGGCAACTGGCTCTTCGGTGTATGTTCATGCGTAGATATACTCATTGGCATTATATCCACCTATTACATAATATCAGTTTGTTAATAAAGTATGGTAAAGCATAATTTGCCTTACAGTGAATTATGCTTGTAGTTACgcgttaaataaaatattatacaCAATTACATTAACAGATGTTGTTTTTTGCAGACAACTTTGCTTTTATGGTAATTAGAATAATTAACTGCACACATTTTATGCTTGACAGCTATTTGCATAATGCAAATTGATGGAGAAAGGTGTCTTTTGTTTATGACTAAACAAGCAAACTAGTCTCATTAAGCTGCATGTCTTTCTCTAGATTTATTTTAGCCAGAAAAGCCAGGGAGCTCATCCACTTGACTAAAGATGAGAGGAAACAGCAAATTTGTCAGATATATTCAAAGGTGTTGGGTACTACTGATGCTCTTCAGGTACGTGCAAAGCACCCCAGAACATACCAGATCTTCTCTGAATATAATATGGCAAGAGCTACTAGTGATAAATTATGGTGTTTAACTCTCACCAGTGTTAATCCTTATAGCCACTTCACTACGAGGAGAAGGACTGGTGTGGTGAGCAGTATTCAGGGGGCTGTTATGCTGCCTACTTCCCTCCCGGAACCTACCGCCAGTTCAGCAGGTAGAGATTCACTTGCTCAGTACCTCTTTTTATTCAGCTAATCACATCCTCGCTTCAGACTGATTATTATGTATTTTTGTCTTAGAACTAATAATAAGTGTCCTGTAACTTAACACGTAAAGTCTTGCACTAACAAGCCATGGGTTGttggttcacatcccagggagCACCCATAGATTGTAACCCTTTGGGTATTCAGGTATTTCTGTCTTAGAACCAATAACAAGTGTCCCGTAACTCAACAAGTAGTCTTGCACTAAAACCCCACAGGTTGttggttcacatcccagggagCACCCATACATTTTAACCCTTCACTCCTCAGATATcctggataaaagcatcagataagTTCAAACAGAACAGAGAAACCCAAATTATAAGGCATGTCTTACTTAATTAGCCCTGCAACTTTTGGATGCATGTTGATGTGAGGTATTTTAGCTGACAGAGGAATGAAAACTCTTATATAGTGTAAATTTGCCTTTTAGTGCTGGGGCTCTTTAAGATGACTTGGTTTTTTTAAGCACTTTCATTGTTTTGGAGGAAATAAAAGCATGCAGGTAATGTGAAGATGCAGCATGTTCCATCACACTTACAAGGCTGGGGGTTGTGTGTGTGGCGTTTCCATATTCTCTCTGTTTTTATGGGTTTTATCCCCACAATACATGAATGAATTGGTatctttaaattgcccatactgtgtgtgagtgtgtgccctaTAATGGACTGGGATCCCCTCCTTGGTGCATCCTGGCATGTGCTCTCCGCTGCCTGAGATGTACAAcgaatggatggaaatagcagcCAGTCTTAGCAAATGTCTGTGGTATATATTAAGTCTGTAAGGACTCATTGGTAAAACCATTGCAATTTACTATTATTTCTTAAAGCAAATCAAACACATTTTACACAAAATGatcttttaaaaattattttttttttacttatttgattttcataaaaatGTTTATAGCAGTTAAATAAAATATGTCAGTACCTTGGGTATTGGTGCTggtggagttttacttgcacaaaaatgttcctagGGTAGAACAAATCAGATATCTTGGTCttgcctcctctacaatctgattggttatctctctgaaccaataatttttcgTTCACTTTATTTGGGCAGAGGCGTCTGGGCAGGAAGACTGATACATATTGTCAGCATCAGTTTGCTCCTAAACACTCCGCAGTGTGACCTTTGTTTCGGGCTCTCTGATCTGCAGGGCCCTCAGGGAACCATTCGGCAGGCTCTTTTTTGCAGGCACCGAAACGGCCACCAAATGGAGCGGCTACATGGACGGGGCCGTGCAGGCAGGAGAGAGGGCAGCCAGAGAGGTATGGTAGGGTCCTCAAGAGTGTTTGTGGATGTTCACcaatatgcgtacttgaccaTTCTTGTGTTTTTACGTCCTCATTTAACGTCATCTCCTGTTACCGAAGTACAGTTCCAGTGCTCAAGAACAGAAGCACggaggaaagtaaaaatcccaAGATGTCACTCTTGACTAGCCCCAAATAGCAAGGATGCATCGGTTGCATCCTTGCCAATGAGaaaaatcccatgattcattgcatccCAAATTTGTTCTTGACAGGCAAGTTAGCGAGAACGTTCTAGCCAAAAATATAAGTATGTTCTTGGAGTTCTTGGTATGGATGAACACCTTGTTTATTTGAAGGGGAGTAGTACAATGATAAGCCTTTTTATATCGGATATGACACAACTGAAAACTAGATAGGGAAGACATTGTTGGTATTAACTATCCCAAATAACGTCCATTTCAGGTGCTGCATACCATGGGTAAAATCTCTTCCCTGGAGATCTGGAAAGAGGATGAAGAAGatcaggtattttgtgtgtacaAATATACAAAGCCACAACTAAAAAAGTTAAATAACTCCTCAGAGATGACATAAAAAACTTAAGAACAGTAAAATTACAAACTGTCAATTGCCAGCATTGTCCCTCTTTACACTACACAGCTGTTGATATACCATTTTTgatcatttttaataaaattcactttaccatcaaataaaaacatttgattttagGCATTCTGTGATCCTGTTGCTCAGTCCTGGactggcagatggatggatggatggattttagcaGCATTTTCAGGGGTTTTTTCCCTGTCAATTcctattttttttccatccataCTTGTCCACTGTCCATTTTTACTGAAGACTGAATGCGTGGCTTCCTGTAAAGATTCCTTACTGGCTGTCCAAGTCAGAATGACAGTGTACTAATAATTGAAAAAGGGAAAGTTATCAAAGAACAgacaataaataaaagtaattaaataaaagaACTAAGAATAAACGCTCTACATGGATGTGTGTGGTGGCACTAGGCTAGCACTGTtagctcacacctctgggacctgggttcgagtctcctccaTGGtcccatgtatgtggagtttgcaggttctcccCGGGTCTTTGTgcggttttctccaggtactccggtttcccctgaCAGTCACATGGTGAgatgaattggagttaccaaattgctcgtaggtgtgaagggtgtgtgagtgagccctgtgataggttggtgccccatcctggcttatttcctgccttgtgccctgtgatgggtttgtgcccatcctgggttgttccctgccttgtgccctgtgatgggttggtgcctcatcctgggttatttcctgccttgtgccctctgatgggttggtgcctcatcctgggttattccctgccttgtgccctgtgttgggttggtgccccatcctgggttgtttcctgccttgtgccctgtgatgggttggtgccccatcctggattattcccttccttgttccctgtgatgggttggtgccccatcctgggttattttctgccttgtgcccataggctctggactctcCATAACCCTTCATAAGACAAATAATTACAGGAAGTGGATGGCATTGATGCACAAATTCAGTCTTGGGAAAATGTAAGAGAAACACTGAACCTGCCATCCCTTTTGCTGTTTCCATTCCATATAACAAAGTAGGATCAGTCTGAGCTGAAGCCGTTTCATTTCAAAATAATCAGCCTTTTTCAATAGCACTTTACTGCACACCTTGTCACTTCCGTTGAAATGGAATCTTTTCTGATATATGAATCAGCGACTTCTGGGTCTCATGATTTTGTTCTTTCCCCGTCAACGACAACTCTTCAGGACGTTCCGTCAACGCCAATCACGGCGAGTTTCCTGGAGAAGTGGCTGCCTTCCGTTCCTGCCTTCGTGTCAATGGTGACCGTCTGTACTATGTTTATATCTGCCATTGGAATCGCCTTACTGAAACCAAGCATTCAGGTCCGTCTCTCCCGCTGAGATTTCATAATATTGGCAACATTATTTATGTAATGAAAGGCAAAATCTGCCCCATTGTGCTTGGAGGATTTGACACACTGCATTTAAATCAAAATGATTCAAACAGGTAGAGATCAATCAAATCAAATacaatgatatttttttttaacattataaTGCTTTTCTTTATCATTTATGCTATATTTATAAGATTTCAAAACTGATGAGAAAGTGAGATGTTATAGGAAGTAAGTATATATGTAAACGTTGTTGATTTCCTTTCTTAAAGCACATTTCTccaaattatgtttttttttatttagatcaTTATTGTTTCAGTACATGTGCTTAACGTTAAGTTCATTTCAACAGTTTCATCAATGGTTATTTAGATAAATGATACAGTTAATGGCTACATGAGACAAAGTCAAAAAACATACATTCTCTTTGTCCCGTTTGTTTAAACATGTtaactgtccttaatgtctttaGCTacgcattattgaatgatttgTTTTATGTCTTTTATTTTTCCTTGTGAACTTTGGGTTTTTGCACCGTTAGGAAAGTGCTACATGACTATATTTGTTTGGTGTAATACACTAAATGTGAAATCAGCTAAATGTCATATGACGACGTCTAACCTTCAAATGCTGTTTGTCTGTATTACTGTGAATGGGAAGCACCATCCTGAAGAAGCTTATGGTAACACTTAAAGCCCGCAAGAAGCTCTTACTGTATAGCATAAGTCGTTATGCATATTGCAAGAGTTGTTCATATCTGTATGTACAGAAGTTTATGTCATGCTTCTTAAACTACTCATTATCATGTAACGTACACAGTGCAGTTGCATGACAGATTTCTttgtgctgtgtgttcagtgtcaACAGCCATACTGTGAGGTCACCAGACAGAAGTGTTACcaaggaaaaaataaagttctgTCTACAAAATGAATAAACTGGAAGTTCTGGGCTTGCTGTGCAGCGTAAGTGTTCTAAGAATGATCCTTTATAACCTAAAATGCCGAGAATTACTGTAGGGATTTAATTATTGAGATTTAATTGCATAAGAGATATGCATAAAGGCAAAATTTTATGTTGGCTGCTAAGTGCCATTGCATCATACAGTACATTTATGTGAGATACCAATAAAGTTATGTTAACAAACCCATTATATAAACTAATTATGAGTCtttttactaaaaaaaaaaaaaaaaaaaaaaaaaagaaaaaacaatattttggtATATCAATATAAACAttgtctgcgatgggctggccccccatcctgggttgttcccagcctcgtgcccattgcttccgggataggctccggaccccctgcgacccagtaggataagcggtttggaaaatgaatggatggatggaatataaaCATTGTAACATATCTTGTAGTTTAAACGTAAAATTGCTTAAAAAGACATGATGCTCAAAGAGTCAACGATCCTTAACTACACCAGCTTGCTTTGTTAACTGACTGCCTGCTACTGTGAGTGACCCTTTCAGCGCCTCCCTTCTCATGCCCTCATTTACATTCAGAGGCAGCGGTGGAATGAGGCTCAGTGGACAGCActactgcctcacacctccgggcTCGGGAGGCTGAATCCCCGTCTGCTCTGCGCGAGTTTGCACGGTTTCCCCATATGTGAGAGGCATACAGGAACACTGATTTTCCCCTCTGTGATACTGGTTTCCTCCTTTAATCCAAAGACATGGCGTCTCTGCATTTCCCATAGAGTATGACTGACTTTGTGCATGTATATGCCCTGCCATGACCTGGCATCTTGGCCAGAGTATAAACCCACCTTGTGCTATATGAAAAAAGGACAGAAATGGTGGTATTTTAGCCATAATCTACACTCATCCAGTACAGGGGTGCAGGAACcctacctggtctctgatgagctgaacctgatctcaggcagacagtcactcatcaggtaggatggaaaacctgctggatattgGCACTGCAGGATCAGGGCTGCCTACCCCTGCACTAGTGCCAAACTTCTTACGCCTGTTGTTATTCTGGGAGAGTCCTGAAAAGCACACATTTACTGCTGGTTTAGTCCCATGGAAGCGTGACATGGTGGATGCGACTTACGAACCGTGACACCCTGAGTGTGGCATTCAAGCTGCGAATTCACACAGGCCGGGATGTAGAAATGACTCACTGGCAGACTTTGGCTTTACCGTGACCACGCTGACTCttttgtgaaaggtgctatataaaaatgaattgagTTTTAGTTACTTTGCTATTTCGCACCTTGTTTGTACAATCTAACAATCTTTCAAGTTAATGGATTAACAGGAAATCTATGATCGGGGCTTGCTGGGAGTATGCAGAAAAGTTTGCCGTTTTCCTTGTTATTGCAACCTTTCTCTGTGGATTAGTTCGACATTTGATAGAAACAGCTGTTTCTGTAGCTTGGGCCCCCACTCAACTGCATGAAAGGCGTCTCTATGCACTGCCAGTTCTGAGGAACATGGTTTCCTGGCAACAGCTCCAGGATGAATAGATGTGAGCATTGGCTACTCTGCTGTGAGTGGTGTGACTGCCCAAGATAAGGACGCCTCTTTTTAAAGTGAGACTCTTAGTGGGAAAATGCTTAACTCTGTCTGTATCAGAAATGACATGCCTGTCACTTTtggaaatattttattatttatgttattttaaaagacaaaaaatatcTGTGCGTTTCTTTGTCCTTTATTTGCTTGCAGCATTTCCATTTGCATATTTCACACTAACCAACAACATATTTGAATAAAAATTGAATACAAATGCCTCTATATATCTGTAATTTGTATTTATAAATTATAACTGCAGAAACAAAGTTCTGCCAAAATTGAACTAGACTAGGCTTATCTACCAGTATGCTAATTTTGTTAAAGGGCTcacaattcttttttttttgttttatttttatagctACATATTCATTATTTTCCTCAAATTAAGTACCAAATTATTAGAACCTTCTCTACCACAACCTAGTATTTGCAAATAGCCACATTTTCTCCCAAAGACAAAA
Encoded here:
- the LOC125751084 gene encoding amine oxidase [flavin-containing] B-like, which translates into the protein MDGNQKAEGQKPDVIVLGGGLSGLSAAKLLKESGLTVVVLEARDRVGGRTYTVTGSKFKYVDLGGAYIGPTQNCILRLARELGVRTYLVNEKEHLVHYTKGKAHPFRGPFPPAWNLLVYLDYNNLWRTLDSLGRQIPAEAPWTCSHAEEWDNMTMRELIDKICWTRTAKDFARLFVNVNVTSEPHEVSVLWFLWYVKQCGGTRRIFSTSNGGQERKFVGGSGQISERIAEQLRGSVMLNQPVVRVSQNAEGVSVETLTGDKYKGGYIISAIPPGLTMNIHYEPGLPPIRNQLIQRVPMGSIIKCMMYYKRPFWKEKGYCGTMMIEDEDSPISMTLDDTKPDGSCPCIMGFILARKARELIHLTKDERKQQICQIYSKVLGTTDALQPLHYEEKDWCGEQYSGGCYAAYFPPGTYRQFSRALREPFGRLFFAGTETATKWSGYMDGAVQAGERAAREVLHTMGKISSLEIWKEDEEDQDVPSTPITASFLEKWLPSVPAFVSMVTVCTMFISAIGIALLKPSIQVRLSR